Proteins encoded within one genomic window of Candidatus Brevundimonas colombiensis:
- a CDS encoding polyprenyl synthetase family protein, which yields MEVALAAAPRPKGDVNALVRLAEVDMAAVDALILERMQSDVPIIPKLAEHLVSAGGKRLRPLLTVAAARATGAGDAILSPKKLAAAVEFIHTATLLHDDIVDASELRRGKVAAHLIWGAPTSVLVGDFLFARAFELMVETDSMRALGILAAASRVIAEGEVLQLTRAHDLNLDQDTYLQIISAKTAELFAAAAEAGAVGVGASAKAVKALRDYGMALGIAFQLADDALDYGATAEALGKNAGDDFNEGKATLPLLLAVTRTKGREDAFWERTVTRGERTPEDFARARELVVGSGAIGATLDLAGEYADAAKAALSVLPVSDWRAALEDLADFAVSRAA from the coding sequence TTGGAAGTCGCTCTCGCCGCCGCTCCCCGCCCCAAGGGAGACGTCAACGCCCTTGTCCGGCTGGCCGAGGTCGACATGGCCGCCGTGGACGCCCTCATCCTGGAGCGGATGCAGTCGGACGTGCCGATCATCCCCAAGCTGGCCGAGCATCTGGTGTCGGCTGGCGGCAAGCGGCTGCGTCCCCTGCTGACGGTCGCCGCCGCCCGGGCGACCGGTGCAGGCGACGCCATCCTCTCGCCCAAGAAACTGGCCGCGGCGGTCGAGTTCATCCACACCGCCACCCTGCTGCACGACGACATCGTCGATGCGTCCGAACTGCGTCGCGGCAAGGTCGCGGCCCACCTGATCTGGGGGGCGCCCACCAGCGTCCTGGTCGGCGACTTCCTGTTCGCCCGCGCCTTCGAACTGATGGTCGAGACTGATTCGATGCGCGCCCTGGGCATTCTGGCCGCGGCGTCGCGGGTGATCGCGGAGGGCGAGGTGCTGCAACTGACCCGCGCCCACGACCTGAACCTGGATCAGGACACCTATCTGCAGATCATCTCGGCCAAGACCGCCGAACTGTTCGCCGCCGCCGCCGAGGCGGGCGCGGTCGGGGTCGGCGCCTCGGCCAAGGCGGTCAAGGCGCTGCGCGACTATGGCATGGCCTTGGGCATCGCCTTCCAGCTGGCCGACGACGCCCTGGATTACGGCGCCACGGCCGAGGCCCTGGGCAAGAACGCCGGCGACGACTTCAACGAAGGCAAGGCCACCCTGCCGCTGTTGCTGGCCGTGACCCGCACCAAGGGCCGCGAGGACGCCTTCTGGGAGCGCACCGTGACCAGGGGCGAACGCACGCCCGAGGATTTCGCCCGCGCCCGCGAACTGGTGGTCGGCTCCGGCGCCATCGGCGCGACCCTGGATCTGGCGGGCGAATACGCCGACGCCGCCAAGGCCGCCCTGTCGGTCCTGCCCGTCAGCGACTGGCGCGCGGCGCTGGAAGACCTGGCCGATTTCGCGGTGTCGCGCGCGGCCTGA
- a CDS encoding methyltransferase — MDAVETTPPQIVENGLLNGRVRLRQPARGYRAGMDAALLAAAVPALPGQTVIEAGCGAGAVLMQIAARRPDVRLIGIERDPAMAALAVENATLNGVQATTTIHRGDVAAGFRALDAAPGDWAVSNPPFFDDAGALRAPAEGKRGAWMADDGLETWTGFLLKAVREGGRIVVIHRADRLADLLALLGDKAGSFAIRPIHPFADEPAKRVLVQAIKTGRAPLRLLPPLVLHDREGGKHSPQAEAILRGEAALAW; from the coding sequence TTGGACGCGGTCGAAACGACGCCGCCGCAGATCGTGGAGAACGGCCTGCTGAACGGACGGGTGCGGTTGCGCCAGCCCGCGCGCGGCTATCGCGCCGGCATGGATGCGGCCCTGCTGGCGGCGGCGGTTCCCGCCCTTCCGGGCCAGACCGTGATCGAGGCCGGCTGCGGCGCGGGCGCGGTCCTGATGCAGATCGCGGCGCGTCGGCCGGACGTCCGGCTGATCGGTATCGAGCGCGATCCGGCCATGGCGGCCCTGGCGGTCGAGAACGCGACGCTGAACGGCGTTCAGGCGACGACCACGATCCATCGGGGCGACGTGGCGGCGGGATTTCGGGCGCTGGATGCGGCGCCGGGCGACTGGGCCGTGTCTAATCCGCCCTTCTTCGACGACGCGGGCGCCCTGCGCGCCCCGGCCGAGGGCAAACGCGGGGCGTGGATGGCTGACGACGGTTTGGAGACCTGGACCGGCTTTCTGCTGAAGGCGGTGCGCGAGGGCGGGCGGATCGTGGTGATTCACCGGGCGGATCGGCTGGCGGACCTGCTGGCCCTGCTGGGCGACAAGGCGGGGTCGTTCGCCATCAGACCCATTCATCCGTTTGCGGACGAACCCGCTAAGCGGGTGCTGGTCCAGGCGATCAAGACCGGGCGGGCGCCCCTGCGCCTGCTGCCGCCCCTGGTGCTGCACGACCGCGAGGGGGGCAAACACAGTCCGCAGGCCGAGGCGATCCTGCGCGGCGAAGCGGCCCTGGCGTGGTGA
- the tgt gene encoding tRNA guanosine(34) transglycosylase Tgt has protein sequence MPFPFAISATEGRARTGVLKTARGDIRTPAFMPVGTAATVKAMTVDQVKATGADILLGNTYHLMLRPGPERMERLGGLHRFMGWDKPILTDSGGFQVMSLAGISKVKEEAVTFSSHIDGSKHVLTPERSIEIQADRIGADISMQLDQCVAFPAEKDAAKKAMELSIRWGARSKARFGEREHQALFGIQQGSTFEDLRRQSSEQLQEIGFDGYAIGGLAVGEGHQAMCEVLDYAPEFLPADRPRYLMGVGKPVDLVEAVWRGVDMFDCVLPTRAGRHGQAWTWDGPLNLKNARFAEDQDPLDPTIAGPSSSYSKAYLHHLIRADEILGKVLLSWHNIAFYQALTAAMRAVISEGRFEAFRRDFHARHTSNG, from the coding sequence ATGCCCTTCCCCTTCGCCATTTCCGCCACCGAGGGCCGCGCCCGCACCGGGGTGCTGAAGACCGCACGCGGCGACATCCGCACCCCCGCCTTCATGCCGGTCGGCACCGCCGCCACGGTCAAGGCCATGACGGTGGATCAGGTCAAGGCGACGGGCGCCGACATCCTGCTGGGCAACACCTATCACCTGATGCTGCGCCCCGGCCCCGAGCGGATGGAGCGTCTGGGCGGGCTTCACAGGTTCATGGGCTGGGACAAGCCGATCCTGACCGACAGCGGCGGGTTTCAGGTCATGTCCCTGGCCGGAATCTCGAAGGTGAAAGAAGAGGCCGTCACCTTCTCCAGCCATATCGACGGCTCCAAACACGTCCTGACGCCGGAACGCTCCATCGAGATTCAGGCCGACCGCATCGGCGCCGACATCTCGATGCAGTTGGATCAGTGCGTCGCCTTCCCGGCGGAAAAGGATGCGGCGAAGAAGGCGATGGAGCTGTCAATCCGCTGGGGCGCGCGGTCCAAGGCGCGCTTTGGCGAGCGCGAGCATCAGGCCCTGTTCGGCATCCAGCAGGGTTCGACCTTCGAAGACCTGCGCCGCCAGTCGTCCGAGCAGCTTCAGGAGATCGGCTTCGACGGCTACGCCATCGGCGGCCTGGCCGTGGGCGAAGGCCATCAGGCCATGTGCGAGGTGCTGGACTATGCGCCCGAGTTCCTGCCCGCCGACCGCCCGCGCTATCTGATGGGCGTGGGCAAGCCGGTCGATCTGGTCGAGGCGGTGTGGCGCGGCGTGGACATGTTCGACTGCGTCCTGCCGACCCGCGCCGGCCGTCACGGCCAGGCCTGGACCTGGGACGGTCCGCTGAACCTGAAGAACGCCCGCTTCGCCGAGGATCAGGACCCGCTGGATCCGACCATCGCCGGGCCGTCGTCGTCGTATTCCAAGGCTTATCTGCACCACCTGATCCGCGCCGACGAAATCCTCGGCAAGGTGCTGCTGAGCTGGCACAATATCGCCTTCTATCAGGCCCTGACGGCGGCGATGCGGGCGGTGATTTCGGAAGGTCGGTTCGAGGCGTTCCGCCGCGACTTCCACGCGCGGCATACGTCGAACGGGTGA